The genomic DNA GCAGGCACGGCTGGCGATGCACGACCGCGGCGTCGACCTCACCCCGCCCGACGAGCTCACCGACGCCATCCGGCACCGCGCCCTGATCTCCTACCGGGTCGGCGACATGGTCGCCCCGGCGCTGGTCGAGCAGGAGGCGCTGCGCAACGTGATGGCCGAGTTCGCCGCCTCGATCACCGAGGGCCGGGCACCGCTCACCGACGGGCGCTCCGGCCTGCGCGTCCTCCAACTGCTGCACGCCGCCTCCCGCAGCCTCGAACTCGGCGGCGCCACCGTCCCGGTCGGCGCCGGCTCCGATGTGCAACTGATCACCGAACAGGAGAGGGCAGCCGCCCGATGAACGCCGTCACCGTCGAAGGATCCCGCTGCCTGGTCACCGGCGGCGCCGGCACCATCGGCTCCACCGTCGTCGACCAGCTGATCGAAGCCGGCGCCGGAGAGGTCGTCGTCCTCGACAACTTCGTCCGCGGCCGGACGGAGAACCTCGCCCACGCCCGGGCCACCGCCCGGCCCGGCCAACTGCGCGTCGTCGACGGCGACATCCGCGACCGCGCGCTGCTCCGCGAGCTCCTCGGCGACGACACCGACCTGCTCTTCCACCTCGCCGCCATCCGGATCACCCAGTGCGCCGCCGAACCCCGGCTCGCCCTGGAGGTCATGGTCGACGGCACCTTCGACGTCGTCGAGGCGGCCGCCGAGAAGGGCGTCAAGAAGCTCATCGCCTCCTCCACCGCCTCGGTCTACGGCCTCGCCGACGTCTTCCCGACGCCCGAGACCCAGCACCCCTACAACAACGACACCCTGTACGGCGCCGCCAAGGTCTTCAACGAGGGCCTGCTGCGCAGCTTCCACGCGATGTACGGGCTCGACTACGTCGCCCTGCGCTACTTCAACGTGTACGGCCCCCGGATGGACGTCCACGGCCGCTACACCGAGGTCTTCATCCGCTGGATGGAGCGCATCGTCGCCGGCCTGCCCCCGCTGATCTTCGGCGACGGCGCCCAGACCATGGACTTCGTGTACACCGAGGACATCGCCCGGGCCAACCTGCTCGCCGCCGCGGCGCCCGTCACCGACCGGGTGTACAACATCGCCTCCGCCACCGAGGTCTCGCTGCGCGGCCTCGCCGACGCGCTGCTGCGCGCCATGGACTCCGACCTCGACGTCG from Kitasatospora terrestris includes the following:
- a CDS encoding NAD-dependent epimerase/dehydratase family protein, which gives rise to MNAVTVEGSRCLVTGGAGTIGSTVVDQLIEAGAGEVVVLDNFVRGRTENLAHARATARPGQLRVVDGDIRDRALLRELLGDDTDLLFHLAAIRITQCAAEPRLALEVMVDGTFDVVEAAAEKGVKKLIASSTASVYGLADVFPTPETQHPYNNDTLYGAAKVFNEGLLRSFHAMYGLDYVALRYFNVYGPRMDVHGRYTEVFIRWMERIVAGLPPLIFGDGAQTMDFVYTEDIARANLLAAAAPVTDRVYNIASATEVSLRGLADALLRAMDSDLDVEHGPARGTAGGVVRRLADISAAERDLGWKPERDLEEGLRRLVTWWRQQS